A window of Pelomonas sp. SE-A7 genomic DNA:
TCCTTGCCGAGTTGGACGATGGTGCGGGCGATCTTGCTGGCGTCCGGCGCGGCCGGCAGGTCCTTGACAAAGGCCTGATCGACCTTGAGCTGATCGAGCGGCAGCCTGCGCAGATAGTTCAGCGAGGAGAAGCCGGTGCCAAAGTCGTCCAGGGCGATGGCGATGCCGCTGGCTCGAATCTGCATCATGCGGCCGTGAACCATTTCGAAGTCCTCGACGAACATGGATTCGGTCAGCTCGAACTTCAGCACCTTTCGCGCCGCCAGATTGCTGGAGACCCGGCTCAGCAGCCGTTCCGCGGACTCGGCCGCCAGCAGTTGCATGGGGCTGACATTGACCGACACCCTGACATGGCTGAGCGCCGCGTCGCCTTCCCAGCGGTTCAGCAGTTCGCAGACCTTGCCCAACAGCTGCTCGCCCGCCGGAACGATCAGTCCGCTGTGCTCGGCCATAGGGATGAACTCGGCCGGCGAGATGTAGCCGCGCGTCGGATGGCGCCAGCGCATCAAGGCCTCGGCGCCAATCAGAGCGCCTTCGGCCGTGCATTGCGGTTGCAGATAGGCCTCGATCTCGCCGTTCATGATGGCGACGCCAAAGGCCCGTTCAAGGGCCGTCGACTCCCTCGCCTCGCGGTGCATGACCGTCAGCGCCGCGTACAGCGCGATCGCGGCCAGCAGCGAGGCGAAGTTGTTCGCCAAGCCGCGTTCTGCCTCACTGACCATGGGGCTGAAGCCGAAGCTGCTGGACGTCGTTGCGAGCACGACGAAGGCCACGAGGTTCAGCACGGGCACGGCCGTACGCAGGTTTCGCACCTCGTACTGGAGCAGGAAGTACGCAACCACCGTAAGCGGGATCAGGTAGATCTGCGTGGCGCGCGGCAGCGTTGCACTGGGCACATCGACCACAACGCTCAGGCCGACGACGCCAACGAAGGCGGCGATCGTGAACAGCAGGCTGGCCACTCTCAGCAAGCTCTGGCGGGCCAGCAGCACGACCAGGCCAGCCATGACCAGGAAGTACAGGTCGGACAGAAAAAGCGCGACGCGCCCAAGCAAGATGTCGCTAATCGCCCAGGGCGTGAAGATCAGCATGATCAGGCCGCTGGCGATGCACAGCATCCGGAAGCGCCGGCGTTCAAAAGACGCTGAATTGGCGCCGCGCGCCGCATCGAAGCGATGCAAGCCTTGCAGCCAATGGTCGGAGCTCCCGCGCCTGGCGCGCCACGGCTTTGCTTGAACCAGCATTTGCCCCCTTCCACTCCACAGCAGACGACTAGCGGAGCCAAGGCCAACTTCAGCCGACGGCTTGACCACGGGCCGCAGATCCAGGTCCGGACTCTACGGTGCATGCCGGGCCTGTCAATCCGTAGGTCCCTGGCCCGCGCCCAGGCAAGACCTGACACCACCCCAAGGCAGAATGGACCGACCACGAATGATTCAGGAGAGGTCCAGATGCAAGCAGTGATCCGCCGGCTGTTCACCGGAGCCGGGCTAGGACGCATGTCGACGGGGGAATACCAGGCCAATCTCAACGGGCTGAACATGTTCTTCGGCGCCGTGCTGGGCTTCGTGCTGGCCGGCACAGAAAAGCTGAACGCCTGGCAGTTCGGCGTCTTGTTGATGACTTTGGCCAGCATCGTCATCACGGTGCTCTACATCTCGTCCAGCCGGCAGAAGCTGGTGTATTCGCTGATGGCCGTGGTCTACGCGGCGACCCTGCCCGAGATGATGGATTTCATGCTGCGCGGCCAGGGCATGGTCCCGGACAAGGTGCGCCCCACGCTGCTGGTCTGGATCGCCATGACGGTGATGGTCGAGTTCTGGGCCCGGGACAAGGAAGCCGCCGCCAAGCCGGGCTGAGCCGCGCGCCTCACCGAGCATTCCTTGGCGCAAGGCACCCTGCCTGTCGGGAACTGACAGGCATTTGTCGCTCAGCGTCATGGCCGATCCGGCCGCCCTTCGCCAGACTGCGCACAGCCCTCGAAGCACTCGGGGCCGCATGTCTGATCTAAGGCGCCGACGATGAAACACCTGAACCTGGACCTCACGCAACTCAACTCCGTGGTGGACCGCCTGCTGGCCGTGACCGAGAACCCGCGTCACCGCTTCCTGCTGATGGCCTACGCACGTCACCGCGCGCTGGAAGTGGCGGGTCGCTACGAGGAGATCTTCGCGCCCGACATGATGAGCCCCGATGCCGTGTACCACCTCACGGTGGGCGGCAACAATGTGGTGCTCAACGGCCAGCAGCAGATCAAGGGCCTGTACCGCATGTGGGCCCAGACCAACCAGACGGCCTTCTACCTCGGCACCGAGGAGGTCTCGGTCTCCGACCACTACGTGACCTCGATCTCCACCGCCTACCAGCAGGTCTCGGGCAAGTCGCTGCGCGCCAACAAGCTGCTCAACCGGCTGCCGAAGTTCATTTCGCGCCGGCTGCTCGAGCGCGCGCTGGACGAGCAGCATCACGATACCGACGACAACGACATGTACCTGCACAAGTACGTCGGCATGCAGATGATCTGGCCCTACGACAGCCGCGGCCGACTGCTGGGCGAGGATGTCTACGAGCCGCTGCAGCACCAATCCGAGCTGATCAAGCTCGACGCCAAGGATGTCCTGTCCACCGCCCGCTGCGGCGAGCTGCTGGCCCCGCACATCAAGCCCCTGCCCTCGTTCGACGAGATGGTGTTGGGCAAGCAGGACAGGCGGGTCGCCTGATTCTTGCCAAGCCCGACACCGCCCCTGATCGAAAGCGCAAGACGATGAAGCACCTGAACCTGGACCTCACCCAACTCAACGCGGCCGTGGACCGCCTGCTGGCCGTGACCGAAAACCCGCGCCACCGCTTCCTGCTGATGGCCTACGCGCGCCACCGCGCCCTGGAAGTGGCCGGCCGCTACGAGGAAATCTTCGCGCCCGACATGATGAGCCCCGAGGCGGTCTATCACGTCACGGCCGGCGGCAACGACGTGGTGCTGAACGGCCAGGAACAGATCAAGGGCCTGTACCGCCTGTGGTCCCAGACCAACCAGACGGCCTTCTACATGGCCACCGAAGAGGTCTCGGTCTCCGACCACTACGTGACCTCGATCTCCACCGTCTACCAGCAGGTCTCCGGCAAGTCACTGCGTGCCAACAAGCTGCTCAATCGGCTGCCGAAGTTCATTGCGCGCCGGCTGCTCGAACATGTGCTGGACCAGAAGCAGCATCACGCCGACAACAACGACATGTACCTGCACAAGATCGTCGGCATGCAGATGATCTGGCCCTACGACAGCCGCGGCCGCCTGATCGGCGAGGACGTCTATGAGCCGCTGCACGAGCAGTCGGAGCTGATCAAGCTCGATCCGAAAGACGTCGTCACCACCGCTCGTTGCGGCGAGCTGATGGCTCCCTCGATCAAGCCGCTGCCCTCGTTTGACGAGATGGTGCTGGGCAAGAAGGCGCCGCTCGCAGCCTGAGCTCCGTCGCGGCAAGCTTGCGGCCACGGCCACTGCAGAACCAAATGCCTCGCAGGTGCAAGCCTGCGAGGCTTTCTTGATGGTCTCGGTCGGCACCGGAGCAGTCCGAGCCGACAGCTCATCGGTGCCCCGAAAGATGACTTCGCGTCCGAGCCCTCTCGACCACGGGTTTTCGTTGACGCGCCATGACTCCTGCCGCGGCCACAATCCGCGCGCACCGTCGTCGGGCGGTGCGAAATTGATAACACTTCAGGGGAACTCCATGAAAATCAGCGTCCTTGCGGCCGCAGCCGTCTTGCTTTGCTCGGGTTGCGCATCGGTCATGAACGACAGCACCCATCCTGTGCGCATCGAGACCAGGACCGAAGCCGGTGAATTGATCAGCAACGCCGAATGCAAGCTGTCCAACGACTACGGCAGCGTCAGTGCAAAGTCGGGCGAAACCACCCCGGTTCGCCGTTCAGCCAAGGACCTGGACATCAGCTGCAAGGCGCCCAATCAGCCGGAGGCCTCCGGTCGCGCAATCTCGCGCGCGAATTCAGGCATGTGGGGCAACATCCTCATCGGGGGTGGCATCGGCGCCTTGATCGACCACAACAAGGGAACCGCCTACACCTATCCAACATGGGTTCAGCTGGTATTCGGCAAGTTGATGGTGTTCGACCGCAGTGCAGAGAAGCAGGGCCAGCCTACGCCGGGCATCGAAGTCGGCGGCACACCTGCACAGGCAGCCCCCACGCCGACGGACAAGGCCAAGAGCTGAGTCAGCAGAGGCAGCAGACGCCGCCCGCAGTGGCGGCGCCTGCTGATTCCTTCAGCGGCCGCTGGGGTCTGCCTTGCGCCGCCTGGCCGCCGCCAGCCCCGCCAAGGCCAGGCCGACCAGCCCCAGCGAAGCCGGCTCCGGCACCGTGCCGCCAGCATCCTCGCGCACCAGCAGACCGCGGATGCCGTCGTCGTTGAAGTCTTCACCGACGCCGCGCCGCGAGATGTTGTCGCGGTCCTGGTCGATGCCGCCCTGGTTCATCAGGTCGACCAGACCCGCGGCTCCGCCGTGGCCAGGCCCCACAGCTGCTGCCGCCACAAGGCCCGAAGGCGGCGCAGCGCCGCTGACACCGCCTCGACCTCATCGCCAAGCACACGCGCCAGCAGCACCGTGCCCTGCGGGCGCAGCAGCCGGGTGATACCCGACAGCGGCAGATCGGCCATCAAACGGCGGCTCTGCTCCAGCAGCTCTTCGCCTCCGGCCATGGTCTCGGTCTGCGCATAGGCCAGGCTGCCCAGCACACGGTGGCCTGCCAGGCCGCAAGGACCATCCAGCAAGGCGGCATCGGCCGCGTCCAGCCAGCCTCGGTCGCGCCACAGGCCTTCGACCTCCAGGTGCTGCAGGATGCGGCCACGCCTGAAATGCTGGCCGGCAGCCGGCAGGCCCAAGGCGAGCACCTCACTCGCGATCAGGCTCGCGCCGGCAGCCAGGCAAAGCCGTACCTCGTTGCGGGCCTCGCAGCCTTCAAAGGCCAGGGTCTCCTGCGGCAGCCATTCCAGCCGCCCTCGTTCGTGGACGCGGGCCTCCACGCACTGGGCCGCCTCGCCGGCATTGCTTCGATAAATGCGCGTCGCGGCCGGCGTGGTGACCAGCAGATGGGCACCGGGCCGGACTTCGAGTTCGATGTCCAGGCGGTCCCCGCCCACCAGGCCGCCCGGTGGATGGACGATCACCGCATGGGCAACGCCAGGGCCCTCGGGATACAAGGTCTTGAGCAGGCGCAGCGGGCCCTGATGGCGCGCCCGCAACCGCGTCGCCGCACCATCGTGCACGGCACTCAGCTGCAGGCGGGCCGGCCAGCGGACCGATGCCAGGTCAGTCGACAAGGAGCAGCCCTTGCTTCTCGATGAAGCGCACCACCTCGTCCAGGCCCTCGCGGGTCTTCAGGTTGGTCATCACCCAGGGCTTGAGCGGCCGCATGCGCTGCGTGTCCTGGCGCATCACGCCCAGGTCGGCGCCCACATGCGGTGCCAGGTCGGTCTTGTTGATCACGAACAGGTCGCTCTTGGTGATGCCGGGCCCGCCCTTGCGCGGAATCTTCTCGCCGGCGGCCACGTCGATCACGTAGATCGTCAGGTCGCTGAGCTCGGGGCTGAAGGTAGCGGCCAGGTTGTCGCCGCCGCTCTCGACGAAGACGATGTCGGCCTCGGGGAACTTCTCCAGCATCCGGTCCACGGCCTCAAGGTTGATCGAGCAGTCCTCCCGGATCGCCGTGTGCGGGCAGCCACCGGTCTCCACGCCCATGATTCGCTCGGGCTCCAGCGCGCCGGCCACGGTCAGCAGGCGCTGGTCTTCCTTGGTGTAGATGTCGTTGGTGACCACCACCAGGTCCCAGCGCTCGCGCATGGTCTTGCACAGCACCTCGACCAGGGTCGTCTTGCCCGAGCCCACCGGCCCGCCCACGCCGACGCGCAAGGGCGGCAGCTTCTTGGTGCGGCCGGGGATGGCATGCAGCGGTGCGGCAGACTCATTCATGATCGGAACAACCTCGAGTACTGGGTTTCGTGACGCGCGCCATGCACGCCGAGCAGCGGCGCGAAGGCCAGTGGTTCGGGCACGGACAAGGCCTGTGCCACCGCCGCCGGAATCGCCTCGACCA
This region includes:
- a CDS encoding urease accessory protein UreD — protein: MSTDLASVRWPARLQLSAVHDGAATRLRARHQGPLRLLKTLYPEGPGVAHAVIVHPPGGLVGGDRLDIELEVRPGAHLLVTTPAATRIYRSNAGEAAQCVEARVHERGRLEWLPQETLAFEGCEARNEVRLCLAAGASLIASEVLALGLPAAGQHFRRGRILQHLEVEGLWRDRGWLDAADAALLDGPCGLAGHRVLGSLAYAQTETMAGGEELLEQSRRLMADLPLSGITRLLRPQGTVLLARVLGDEVEAVSAALRRLRALWRQQLWGLATAEPRVWST
- a CDS encoding PEP-CTERM sorting domain-containing protein, which encodes MNQGGIDQDRDNISRRGVGEDFNDDGIRGLLVREDAGGTVPEPASLGLVGLALAGLAAARRRKADPSGR
- a CDS encoding EAL domain-containing protein, translated to MLVQAKPWRARRGSSDHWLQGLHRFDAARGANSASFERRRFRMLCIASGLIMLIFTPWAISDILLGRVALFLSDLYFLVMAGLVVLLARQSLLRVASLLFTIAAFVGVVGLSVVVDVPSATLPRATQIYLIPLTVVAYFLLQYEVRNLRTAVPVLNLVAFVVLATTSSSFGFSPMVSEAERGLANNFASLLAAIALYAALTVMHREARESTALERAFGVAIMNGEIEAYLQPQCTAEGALIGAEALMRWRHPTRGYISPAEFIPMAEHSGLIVPAGEQLLGKVCELLNRWEGDAALSHVRVSVNVSPMQLLAAESAERLLSRVSSNLAARKVLKFELTESMFVEDFEMVHGRMMQIRASGIAIALDDFGTGFSSLNYLRRLPLDQLKVDQAFVKDLPAAPDASKIARTIVQLGKDLGLEVVAEGTETAEQVRALQEMGCEIFQGFFFSRPIPAEAFEALAQELHDGTRSLRPAAVPSC
- the ureG gene encoding urease accessory protein UreG, encoding MNESAAPLHAIPGRTKKLPPLRVGVGGPVGSGKTTLVEVLCKTMRERWDLVVVTNDIYTKEDQRLLTVAGALEPERIMGVETGGCPHTAIREDCSINLEAVDRMLEKFPEADIVFVESGGDNLAATFSPELSDLTIYVIDVAAGEKIPRKGGPGITKSDLFVINKTDLAPHVGADLGVMRQDTQRMRPLKPWVMTNLKTREGLDEVVRFIEKQGLLLVD